Proteins from a genomic interval of Sphingopyxis sp. QXT-31:
- the truA gene encoding tRNA pseudouridine(38-40) synthase TruA, whose amino-acid sequence MTRFALTIEYDGRPYMGWQRQAHGPSVQQTIEAAIHRFTAETVAVFSAGRTDAGVHAIAMRGHVDIEKPLTPFKLTEALNAQLRPAPIAIVACEVVPDDWHARFACIGRAYEYRIVNRRAPLTWDKGLSWQVARPLDAEAMHAAAQQLIGLHDFTTFRSAHCQSESPVKTLDKLTVSRHGEEIIVEAAARSFLHHQVRSMVGSLALVGHGKWSARDLKAALDAADRQALGLNAPPDGLYFVKATYP is encoded by the coding sequence ATGACGCGCTTTGCCCTCACCATCGAATATGACGGCCGCCCCTATATGGGCTGGCAGCGGCAGGCGCATGGGCCGAGCGTCCAGCAGACGATCGAGGCGGCGATCCACCGCTTCACCGCCGAGACGGTGGCGGTATTCAGCGCCGGGCGCACTGACGCGGGCGTGCACGCGATCGCGATGCGCGGCCATGTCGACATCGAGAAGCCGCTGACCCCGTTCAAGCTGACCGAGGCGCTCAATGCTCAGCTGCGCCCCGCGCCGATCGCGATCGTCGCGTGCGAGGTCGTCCCCGACGACTGGCACGCGCGCTTCGCCTGCATCGGGCGCGCTTACGAATATCGCATCGTCAACCGCCGCGCGCCGCTGACGTGGGACAAAGGGCTGTCTTGGCAGGTCGCGCGGCCGCTCGACGCGGAGGCGATGCACGCAGCGGCCCAGCAACTGATCGGGCTGCACGACTTCACCACCTTCCGCTCGGCGCATTGCCAGTCCGAAAGCCCGGTAAAGACTTTGGACAAGCTGACGGTCAGCCGCCACGGCGAGGAGATCATCGTCGAGGCCGCGGCGCGCAGCTTCCTCCACCACCAGGTGCGCTCGATGGTCGGGTCGCTGGCCTTGGTGGGGCACGGCAAATGGTCGGCGCGCGATCTGAAGGCCGCGCTCGACGCGGCAGACCGGCAAGCGCTGGGGCTCAATGCACCGCCCGATGGGCTCTATTTCGTGAAGGCGACTTATCCTTAA
- the rph gene encoding ribonuclease PH: MRPSGRAPDQMRPIGIETEFTIHAEGSVLVSFGNTKVLVTASIDEKVPPFLRGKGQGWVTAEYGMLPRATHTRGSREAAKGKQSGRTQEIQRLIGRSLRAVVDFQKLGERQIVIDCDVIQADGGTRTASISGAWVALRLAVDKLIASGAITTDPIEDQVAAISCGIYKGTPVLDLDYDEDSVAEADGNFVLTGRGQIVEVQASAEGATYDEEGLLRLLRLARIGCADIFAAQAKAVGR, encoded by the coding sequence ATGCGCCCTTCCGGCCGCGCGCCCGACCAGATGCGTCCCATCGGCATCGAGACCGAATTCACCATCCATGCCGAGGGCAGCGTCCTCGTCAGCTTCGGCAACACCAAGGTGCTGGTCACCGCGAGCATCGACGAGAAGGTGCCGCCCTTCCTGCGCGGCAAGGGGCAGGGCTGGGTTACCGCCGAATATGGCATGCTGCCCCGCGCAACGCACACGCGCGGCAGCCGCGAGGCGGCGAAGGGCAAGCAGTCGGGGCGCACGCAGGAAATCCAGCGGCTGATCGGCCGGTCCTTGCGCGCCGTCGTCGATTTCCAGAAGCTGGGCGAGCGGCAGATCGTGATCGACTGCGACGTCATCCAGGCCGACGGCGGCACGCGCACCGCGTCGATCTCGGGCGCGTGGGTCGCGCTGCGGCTCGCGGTCGACAAGCTGATCGCCTCGGGCGCGATCACGACCGACCCGATCGAGGACCAGGTCGCGGCGATCTCGTGCGGGATCTACAAGGGCACGCCGGTGCTCGACCTTGACTATGACGAGGATTCGGTCGCCGAGGCCGACGGCAATTTCGTGCTCACCGGGCGCGGCCAGATCGTCGAGGTGCAGGCGAGCGCCGAGGGTGCGACCTACGACGAGGAAGGCCTGCTGCGCCTGCTCCGCCTCGCGCGCATCGGCTGCGCCGATATCTTCGCCGCGCAGGCGAAGGCGGTGGGGCGCTGA
- a CDS encoding CarD family transcriptional regulator, which translates to MSANTLLFEVGDYVVYPKHGVGRVIELQRSEIAGMQLELYVLRFEKEKMTLRVPTNKAEGVGMRKLSSDKTLKEALQVLTTKPKVKRTMWSRRAQEYEAKINSGDLVSIAEVTRDLFRADDQPEQSYSERQIFEAASSRLARELGAMEESDEKTAQAKILQILNEHAPKYYVEKAL; encoded by the coding sequence ATGTCCGCAAACACCCTCCTCTTCGAAGTCGGTGACTATGTCGTTTATCCGAAGCATGGCGTGGGGCGCGTCATCGAACTGCAGCGGTCGGAAATCGCCGGCATGCAGCTCGAGCTTTATGTCCTGCGCTTTGAAAAAGAAAAAATGACCCTGCGCGTCCCGACCAACAAGGCCGAGGGCGTGGGCATGCGCAAGCTGTCGTCGGACAAGACGCTGAAGGAAGCGCTGCAGGTGCTGACTACCAAGCCGAAGGTCAAGCGCACCATGTGGTCGCGCCGCGCGCAGGAATATGAAGCGAAGATCAATTCGGGCGACCTGGTGTCGATCGCCGAAGTGACCCGCGACCTGTTCCGCGCCGACGACCAGCCCGAGCAGAGCTATTCGGAACGCCAGATTTTCGAAGCCGCCTCGAGCCGCCTTGCCCGCGAACTGGGCGCGATGGAAGAGAGCGACGAAAAGACGGCGCAGGCGAAGATCCTGCAGATCCTGAACGAACATGCGCCGAAATATTATGTGGAGAAGGCGCTCTAA
- the hrcA gene encoding heat-inducible transcriptional repressor HrcA: MSTPPITELTTRARDVFRLVVDAYLETGQPVGSRTLSKLASLNLSPASIRNVMQDLEEYGLLASPHTSAGRLPTEQGLRLFVDGMMQVAEPSAEDRAQIEASLSDAGPIESALAQATSALSGLSACAGLVLVPKHERVLKQLAFVPLSASQSLVVLVAGDGSVENRVIDIPAGLNPSALVEAGNYISSMLSGLTLTEAMARVRHEIEAERIAIDRAAQDLVSRGLAIWSSDGADRPVLIVRGQANLLDDSAVGDLDRVRQLLDELETKQDIAQLLDSAREGSATRIFIGSENKLFSLSGSSVIAAPYRGADGRVVGVVGVIGPTRLNYARIVPMVDFTAQSLSRLIR; encoded by the coding sequence ATGAGCACCCCGCCGATCACCGAACTCACCACGCGCGCGCGCGACGTGTTCCGGCTGGTCGTCGACGCCTATCTCGAGACCGGCCAGCCGGTCGGATCGCGCACGCTGTCGAAGCTCGCGAGCCTCAACCTCTCGCCCGCTTCGATCCGCAACGTCATGCAGGACCTCGAGGAATATGGCCTGCTCGCCAGCCCGCACACCAGCGCTGGGCGCCTGCCGACCGAGCAGGGGCTGCGCCTGTTCGTCGATGGCATGATGCAGGTCGCCGAACCCTCGGCCGAGGATCGCGCGCAGATCGAGGCCTCGCTGTCGGACGCCGGCCCGATCGAAAGCGCACTCGCGCAGGCGACCTCGGCGCTCTCGGGCCTCTCGGCCTGCGCCGGGCTCGTCCTCGTCCCCAAGCACGAACGCGTGCTCAAACAGCTCGCCTTCGTGCCGCTGTCGGCGAGCCAGTCGCTCGTCGTTCTCGTCGCGGGCGACGGGTCGGTCGAGAACCGAGTCATCGATATCCCCGCGGGCCTCAACCCTTCGGCGCTGGTCGAGGCGGGCAATTATATCTCGTCGATGCTATCGGGCCTCACCCTCACCGAAGCCATGGCGCGCGTCCGCCACGAGATCGAGGCCGAGCGCATCGCGATCGACCGCGCCGCGCAGGATTTGGTGTCTCGCGGACTCGCCATCTGGTCGTCGGACGGCGCCGACCGGCCGGTGCTGATCGTGCGCGGGCAAGCGAATCTGCTCGACGACAGCGCGGTCGGCGACCTCGACCGCGTTCGCCAATTGCTCGACGAGCTCGAGACCAAGCAGGATATCGCGCAATTGCTCGACAGCGCGCGCGAGGGCAGCGCGACCCGGATTTTCATCGGGTCGGAGAATAAATTATTCTCGCTTTCGGGCTCGTCCGTGATAGCGGCGCCCTATCGCGGCGCGGACGGGCGCGTGGTCGGCGTGGTGGGCGTAATCGGCCCCACGCGCTTGAACTATGCCCGCATCGTACCCATGGTGGATTTCACCGCACAATCGCTCTCCAGACTGATACGATAG
- a CDS encoding dienelactone hydrolase family protein gives MTERPLNQDDPLDDFDHRDIVLLGRKHRVYTMGRGPAVIVMTEMPGISPHVTRFARWVRDAGFTVYVPHIFGKDGAVPRAPRMLFTMLGGCISRQFRAFQANESSPATQWLRALAAFAHAECGGKGVGAIGMCFTGNFALSMMLEPAVVAPVLAQPSLPLNDPAGLHIAPDELAAVKARMEAEDLTVLAYRFEGDKYCKAARFAAYEDALGDRFIGKVLPDAAANPDSPMKNPHSVVTIHLIDEAGQPTVHARDEILDFFRMRLSD, from the coding sequence ATGACCGAACGCCCGCTTAACCAGGACGACCCGCTCGACGATTTCGACCACCGCGACATCGTCCTGCTCGGCCGCAAGCACCGCGTCTATACGATGGGCCGCGGCCCCGCGGTGATCGTGATGACCGAAATGCCCGGCATCAGCCCGCATGTGACGCGCTTCGCGCGCTGGGTCCGCGATGCCGGCTTCACCGTCTATGTGCCGCACATCTTCGGCAAGGACGGCGCCGTGCCGCGGGCGCCGCGCATGCTGTTCACGATGCTCGGCGGGTGCATCAGCCGCCAGTTCCGCGCCTTTCAGGCGAATGAAAGCTCGCCCGCGACGCAGTGGTTGCGCGCGCTGGCGGCGTTCGCGCATGCGGAATGCGGCGGCAAGGGTGTCGGCGCGATCGGCATGTGCTTCACGGGCAATTTTGCGCTGTCGATGATGCTCGAACCCGCGGTGGTGGCGCCGGTGCTCGCGCAGCCGTCGCTGCCGCTCAACGACCCCGCGGGCCTGCACATCGCCCCGGACGAACTCGCGGCGGTGAAGGCGCGGATGGAGGCCGAGGATTTGACCGTGCTCGCCTATCGCTTCGAGGGCGATAAATATTGCAAGGCCGCGCGCTTCGCCGCCTATGAAGATGCGCTCGGCGACCGCTTTATCGGCAAGGTTCTGCCCGACGCGGCGGCCAACCCCGACAGCCCGATGAAGAACCCGCACAGCGTCGTCACCATTCACCTGATCGATGAGGCAGGCCAGCCGACGGTGCACGCGCGCGACGAAATCCTCGATTTCTTTCGTATGCGGTTGAGCGATTGA
- a CDS encoding nucleotide exchange factor GrpE, translated as MTNMDNDTPVEDDALTPENVAAEADATAPTAGENDEAAKLAEQVAALQQDLLYARAETQNVTRRKDKEIADAHAYAATKFARDILSVADNLGRALAALTPEQRADEGIKPLVTGLEATERELLGVFERNGITRIAAIGLPLDPNQHQAMLEIPSDKAPGTIVQEMQAGYMMKDRLLRPAMVGVAKAG; from the coding sequence ATGACGAACATGGACAATGACACGCCCGTCGAAGACGACGCGCTGACCCCCGAAAATGTCGCGGCCGAGGCCGATGCGACCGCGCCCACCGCCGGCGAGAATGACGAGGCGGCGAAGCTCGCCGAACAGGTCGCCGCGCTCCAGCAGGACCTGCTCTACGCGCGCGCCGAGACGCAGAATGTCACGCGCCGCAAGGACAAGGAAATCGCCGACGCGCACGCCTATGCCGCGACGAAGTTTGCGCGCGACATATTGTCGGTCGCCGACAATCTCGGCCGCGCGCTCGCCGCGCTGACGCCGGAGCAGCGCGCCGACGAGGGGATCAAGCCGCTCGTCACCGGGCTAGAGGCGACCGAGCGCGAACTGCTCGGCGTGTTCGAACGCAACGGCATCACGCGCATCGCGGCAATCGGCCTGCCGCTCGACCCGAACCAGCACCAGGCGATGCTTGAGATCCCGAGCGATAAGGCGCCCGGCACGATCGTGCAGGAAATGCAGGCGGGTTATATGATGAAGGATCGCCTGCTGCGCCCCGCGATGGTGGGCGTGGCGAAGGCGGGCTGA
- the rdgB gene encoding RdgB/HAM1 family non-canonical purine NTP pyrophosphatase — MNRKLVPGKLVIASHNAGKVREIRALLEPFGIEPVSAGDLGLPEPEETGTTFRENALLKAHASASAAGLPALADDSGLEVAALGGRPGVYTADWAERQRFEGNPGRDWYLAMGKVEGLLAEQGPDVDRSARFVCTLALAWPDGHADVYEGAAEGALTWPPRGKLGFGYDPVFVPAGNILTFAEIDPAEKHRISHRADAFAKLVAGAF; from the coding sequence GTGAACCGCAAGCTCGTCCCCGGCAAGCTCGTCATCGCGAGCCATAATGCGGGCAAGGTGCGCGAGATTCGCGCGCTGCTCGAACCCTTCGGGATCGAGCCGGTGTCGGCGGGCGACCTTGGCCTGCCCGAGCCCGAGGAGACGGGGACCACTTTTCGCGAGAACGCGCTGCTGAAGGCGCATGCGAGCGCGTCGGCGGCGGGGCTGCCCGCGCTGGCGGACGACAGCGGGCTCGAGGTCGCGGCGCTCGGCGGGCGGCCGGGGGTCTATACCGCCGACTGGGCCGAGCGGCAGCGGTTCGAGGGCAATCCGGGGCGCGACTGGTATCTCGCAATGGGCAAGGTCGAGGGGCTGCTCGCCGAGCAGGGGCCGGACGTCGACCGCAGCGCGCGCTTCGTGTGCACGCTGGCGCTGGCGTGGCCCGACGGGCATGCCGATGTTTACGAAGGGGCCGCAGAGGGAGCGTTGACCTGGCCGCCGCGGGGGAAGCTGGGCTTCGGTTATGATCCGGTGTTCGTACCGGCCGGTAACATACTGACCTTCGCGGAGATCGATCCGGCAGAGAAGCATCGCATCAGCCACCGCGCGGATGCCTTTGCGAAGCTGGTGGCGGGGGCGTTTTAG
- a CDS encoding tyrosine recombinase XerC: MASDIIRDWDAHLAHERRRSEHTRRAYIATAERFAAFLSGHHGGEVDAGMLRRTSANDLRAYLATRRAEGLGNASAARELSALRGFLRFAGGEGATLPALRGPRVKKGLPRPVAPAEALQLAHDVEDNAREGWVGARDFALLLLLYGAGLRIGEALSLTGAALPLGDVLRVTGKRNKTRVVPILPAVAKAVARYVAACPWPMGKETMLFLGARGGPLQPGVVRASVRSARRALGLPERTTPHALRHSFATHLLAGGADLRSLQELLGHASLASTQVYTAVDAAHLLDIYRSAHPRA; encoded by the coding sequence TTGGCTTCAGACATTATCCGCGACTGGGATGCCCATCTGGCGCACGAGCGGCGCCGGTCGGAGCATACGCGGCGCGCCTATATCGCGACCGCCGAGCGCTTTGCCGCTTTTCTGTCAGGCCATCATGGCGGCGAAGTCGATGCAGGCATGCTGCGACGGACGAGCGCCAACGATCTCCGCGCCTATCTCGCAACGCGGCGGGCCGAGGGGCTCGGCAATGCCTCGGCGGCGCGCGAATTGTCGGCGCTGCGCGGTTTCCTGCGCTTCGCCGGGGGCGAGGGCGCCACCTTGCCCGCGCTGCGCGGGCCGCGCGTCAAGAAAGGCCTGCCGCGCCCCGTCGCCCCCGCCGAAGCGCTGCAACTGGCGCACGACGTCGAGGACAATGCCCGCGAGGGCTGGGTCGGCGCCCGCGACTTCGCGCTGCTATTGCTGCTCTATGGCGCGGGGCTGCGCATCGGCGAGGCGCTGTCGCTGACCGGCGCGGCGCTGCCATTGGGCGATGTGCTGCGCGTGACCGGCAAACGGAACAAGACGCGCGTCGTGCCGATCCTGCCTGCGGTGGCAAAGGCGGTGGCGCGCTATGTCGCCGCCTGTCCGTGGCCGATGGGCAAGGAGACGATGCTGTTCCTCGGCGCGCGCGGCGGGCCGCTCCAGCCCGGCGTGGTGCGCGCGAGCGTAAGGTCGGCGCGGCGGGCGCTGGGGCTGCCCGAGCGGACGACGCCGCACGCGCTGCGCCACAGCTTTGCGACGCACCTGCTGGCGGGCGGGGCCGATTTGCGGAGTTTGCAGGAGTTGCTGGGGCATGCGAGCCTCGCGTCGACGCAGGTCTATACCGCGGTCGATGCGGCGCATCTGCTGGATATCTATCGCAGCGCCCATCCGCGGGCTTGA
- the fmt gene encoding methionyl-tRNA formyltransferase, with protein sequence MRIAFMGTPPFAVPTLAALHAAGHEIACVYTQPPRPAQRGKKVQQSAVHNWAEEHGLPVRTPKSLRSEEAQAEFAALDLDVAVVAAYGLILPQPILDAPREGCLNVHGSILPRWRGAAPVQRAILAGDAETGVTVMQMDIGLDTGAMRLVETTPTAGKSAGMLTHELAEMGALMMVKVLSDLHAFAPHAQPDEGVTYAAKIDKSEARLDFLVSAVQVERQIRAFNPMPGAFFEFEGERYKLLAAEVVHPAETVAGAAPGVTLDDALTIACNPGAIRATRVQRAGKPAMDAAELLRGRAIPKGTRLA encoded by the coding sequence ATGCGCATCGCCTTCATGGGAACGCCGCCCTTTGCGGTACCGACGCTCGCCGCGCTGCATGCCGCGGGGCATGAGATCGCCTGCGTCTACACCCAGCCGCCGCGCCCGGCGCAGCGCGGCAAGAAGGTGCAGCAGAGCGCCGTCCACAATTGGGCCGAGGAGCATGGCCTGCCCGTGCGCACGCCGAAGAGCCTGCGCAGCGAAGAGGCGCAGGCCGAATTCGCGGCGCTGGACCTCGATGTCGCGGTGGTCGCGGCCTATGGCCTCATCCTGCCGCAACCGATCCTCGATGCCCCGCGCGAGGGCTGCCTCAACGTCCATGGCTCGATCCTGCCGCGCTGGCGCGGCGCGGCGCCGGTGCAGCGCGCGATCCTGGCGGGCGATGCCGAGACCGGGGTGACGGTCATGCAAATGGATATCGGCCTCGACACGGGCGCGATGCGGCTGGTCGAGACGACGCCGACCGCGGGCAAGAGCGCGGGCATGCTCACGCACGAGCTCGCCGAAATGGGCGCGCTGATGATGGTCAAGGTGCTGAGCGACCTCCACGCCTTCGCCCCGCATGCGCAGCCCGACGAGGGCGTCACCTATGCCGCCAAGATCGACAAGAGCGAAGCGCGGCTCGATTTCCTGGTGAGTGCGGTGCAGGTCGAACGCCAGATTCGTGCGTTCAACCCGATGCCGGGCGCTTTCTTCGAGTTCGAGGGCGAACGCTACAAGCTGCTCGCCGCCGAGGTCGTCCATCCGGCCGAAACGGTCGCGGGCGCCGCGCCGGGCGTTACGCTTGACGATGCGCTGACCATCGCCTGCAACCCCGGCGCGATCCGCGCGACGCGCGTCCAGCGCGCCGGCAAGCCCGCGATGGACGCCGCCGAATTGCTGCGCGGGCGCGCGATTCCGAAGGGCACACGGCTCGCATGA
- the def gene encoding peptide deformylase: protein MALLPIIETPDPRLRVISKPVETFDAELKTLVADMFETMYDAPGIGLAAIQVGVPKRILVIDLQEPDPEDEEGKRLIRTPRVFINPVFSDESEEHSVYQEGCLSVPEQYADVTRPAEVTVDWQDEDGNKHRERMTGLMATCIQHEHDHLEGILFIDHLSRLKREMVLKKLAKMRKAA, encoded by the coding sequence ATGGCCCTTTTACCCATCATAGAGACCCCCGATCCGCGGCTGCGCGTCATTTCGAAGCCTGTCGAGACCTTCGACGCCGAGCTCAAGACGCTGGTCGCCGACATGTTCGAGACGATGTACGACGCTCCCGGTATCGGGCTCGCCGCGATCCAGGTCGGGGTGCCGAAGCGCATCCTGGTGATCGACCTGCAGGAACCCGATCCCGAGGACGAGGAGGGCAAGCGCCTGATCCGCACCCCGCGCGTCTTCATCAACCCTGTCTTTTCCGACGAGAGCGAGGAGCATAGCGTTTATCAGGAGGGCTGCCTGTCGGTCCCCGAGCAATATGCCGATGTGACGCGCCCCGCCGAGGTCACCGTCGACTGGCAGGATGAGGACGGCAACAAGCACCGCGAACGCATGACCGGGCTGATGGCGACGTGCATCCAGCACGAGCACGACCATCTGGAAGGCATTCTCTTCATCGACCATCTGTCGCGGCTGAAGCGCGAGATGGTGCTGAAGAAACTCGCGAAGATGCGCAAGGCGGCGTGA
- the recR gene encoding recombination mediator RecR: MASQEIEALVQQLARLPGLGPRSARRAVLHLMKKRESSFAPLLAALQSVSERLVTCGICGNVDTQDPCAICADPRRDARSLCVVEEVSDLWALDKSRLFPGKYHVLGGRLSALEGVRPQDLSIDALVSRVAAGGIDEVVLAMNATLEGQTTAHYLAERLEGYPVRLTQLAHGLPVGGELDYLDEGTLAQALRARRPVA, translated from the coding sequence ATGGCATCGCAAGAGATTGAAGCCCTCGTCCAGCAACTCGCCCGCCTGCCGGGCCTCGGCCCCCGCTCGGCGCGGCGCGCGGTGCTGCACCTGATGAAGAAGCGCGAGAGCAGCTTCGCGCCCTTGCTCGCGGCGCTGCAGAGCGTGTCCGAGCGGCTCGTCACCTGCGGCATCTGCGGCAATGTCGACACGCAGGACCCATGCGCGATCTGCGCCGACCCGCGCCGCGATGCGCGGTCGCTGTGCGTCGTCGAGGAGGTGTCGGACCTGTGGGCGCTCGACAAGTCGCGGCTTTTCCCCGGCAAATATCATGTGCTGGGCGGGCGGCTGTCGGCGCTCGAGGGCGTGCGCCCGCAGGATCTCAGCATCGATGCGCTGGTCTCGCGCGTCGCCGCTGGCGGGATCGACGAGGTGGTGCTGGCGATGAACGCGACGCTCGAAGGGCAGACGACGGCGCATTATCTCGCCGAGCGGCTGGAGGGCTATCCGGTCCGGCTGACCCAACTCGCGCATGGCCTGCCGGTGGGCGGGGAACTCGATTATTTGGATGAGGGGACGCTAGCGCAGGCTCTCAGGGCGCGGCGGCCGGTGGCGTGA
- the hemW gene encoding radical SAM family heme chaperone HemW — translation MAEPLALYVHWPFCVSKCPYCDFNSHVRDSVDQQVWRAALLADLRHEAALLPGRRVSSIFFGGGTPSLMPPATVAAVITEAEALWGLADDCEITLEANPNSVEVAAFADLAAAGVNRVSIGVQSFDPQVLEFLGRAHSGDEARRAIAAAQTYFDRASFDLIYARPGQALSDWEGELGDALAFGTGHLSLYQLTIEPGTRFATLAAKAELILPDGDAAADLFDATQALTHAAGLPRYEVSNHARPGEESRHNLAYWRYGDYAGVGPGAHGRRLAQATERHRKPENFIAAVQRNGHGLKVESDLPAHERATEAMLMGLRLSEGMDLARVEARSGLGRGAFVDGDAVARLAGLGLMRAEGDRLSVTDEGILLLDSILSEVVKTH, via the coding sequence ATGGCCGAACCGCTCGCCCTTTATGTCCATTGGCCCTTTTGCGTCAGCAAATGCCCCTATTGCGACTTCAACAGCCATGTCCGCGACAGCGTCGACCAGCAGGTCTGGCGCGCGGCCTTGCTGGCGGATTTGCGGCATGAGGCGGCGTTGCTGCCGGGGCGGCGCGTGTCGTCGATCTTCTTCGGGGGCGGGACGCCGAGCCTGATGCCACCCGCCACCGTTGCGGCGGTGATCACCGAGGCGGAGGCGCTTTGGGGGCTGGCGGACGATTGCGAGATCACGCTCGAAGCGAACCCCAATTCGGTCGAAGTTGCGGCTTTTGCCGATCTGGCGGCGGCGGGGGTCAATCGCGTGTCGATCGGCGTGCAGAGCTTCGATCCGCAAGTGCTTGAATTTCTGGGGCGGGCGCATAGCGGCGACGAGGCGCGGCGGGCGATTGCGGCGGCGCAAACCTATTTCGACCGGGCGAGTTTCGACCTGATCTATGCGCGGCCGGGGCAGGCGCTTTCGGACTGGGAAGGCGAACTGGGCGATGCGCTGGCGTTTGGGACAGGGCATTTGTCGCTGTACCAGCTGACGATCGAGCCGGGGACGCGTTTTGCGACGCTGGCGGCGAAGGCCGAGCTCATCCTTCCCGACGGCGACGCTGCGGCCGATCTGTTCGACGCGACGCAGGCGCTGACGCACGCGGCGGGGCTGCCGCGATACGAGGTGTCGAACCATGCGCGGCCGGGCGAGGAGAGCCGGCACAATCTGGCGTACTGGCGCTATGGCGATTATGCGGGTGTCGGGCCGGGCGCGCATGGGCGGCGGCTCGCGCAGGCGACCGAGCGGCACAGGAAGCCCGAGAATTTCATCGCGGCGGTGCAGCGCAACGGCCATGGCCTCAAGGTCGAGAGCGACCTGCCCGCGCACGAACGCGCGACCGAGGCGATGCTGATGGGGTTGCGGCTCAGCGAAGGCATGGATCTGGCGCGCGTCGAGGCGCGGAGCGGGCTGGGGCGTGGGGCTTTCGTCGATGGGGATGCGGTGGCGCGGCTTGCGGGGTTGGGGCTGATGCGCGCCGAGGGCGACCGGCTCAGCGTGACCGACGAGGGGATTTTGCTGCTCGACTCGATCCTTTCCGAGGTGGTCAAAACCCACTAA
- a CDS encoding SDR family NAD(P)-dependent oxidoreductase, with the protein MQDQVWWITGASSGIGAALARGLAARGARLILSGRNIAALEAVAKDVGPGTMILPFEVTDYAALPTMVEEAWNWCGRIDGLVNNAGISQRSLAVETDFSVYEKIVAVDLLAPIALTQALLPRMIGAGGGQIVAISSVAGIAGVPLRSAYCAAKHGLIGYHDSVRAENEHLGLKVLVVAPGSVATNVSRNALNADGSTRGESDKAIDNGLSPDFAAAQILDAVAAGTRELVVAEGAEAAIPALRRSDPDALFDRMSAMVQAGYAAQMKAGREG; encoded by the coding sequence ATGCAGGATCAAGTCTGGTGGATTACAGGGGCTTCGTCGGGGATCGGCGCCGCGCTGGCGCGGGGACTTGCGGCGCGCGGCGCGCGACTGATTCTGTCGGGCCGCAACATTGCCGCGCTGGAAGCCGTCGCGAAGGACGTCGGCCCCGGTACGATGATCCTGCCGTTCGAGGTCACCGACTACGCCGCGCTGCCGACGATGGTCGAGGAAGCGTGGAACTGGTGCGGTCGCATCGACGGCCTCGTCAACAACGCCGGCATCTCGCAGCGCAGCCTCGCGGTCGAAACCGACTTTTCGGTCTATGAAAAGATCGTCGCGGTCGACCTGCTCGCGCCGATCGCGCTGACGCAGGCCTTGCTGCCGCGCATGATCGGCGCCGGCGGCGGCCAGATCGTCGCGATCTCGAGCGTCGCGGGCATCGCCGGGGTGCCGCTGCGCAGCGCTTATTGCGCCGCGAAGCACGGCCTGATCGGCTATCACGACAGCGTGCGCGCCGAGAATGAGCATCTGGGGCTCAAAGTGCTGGTCGTCGCGCCGGGATCGGTCGCGACCAACGTCAGCCGCAACGCGCTGAACGCCGACGGCAGCACGCGCGGGGAGAGCGACAAGGCGATCGACAACGGCCTGTCGCCCGACTTTGCCGCGGCGCAGATATTGGATGCCGTGGCCGCGGGAACGCGCGAACTGGTCGTCGCGGAAGGCGCCGAGGCCGCCATCCCCGCGCTGCGCCGCAGCGACCCCGACGCGCTGTTCGACCGGATGAGCGCAATGGTCCAGGCGGGCTATGCAGCCCAAATGAAAGCCGGCCGCGAGGGATAG